Below is a window of Humulus lupulus chromosome 2, drHumLupu1.1, whole genome shotgun sequence DNA.
caatgacatggagtcaaatatacgacaaaagataaaacgacaattaagaattttatctaatggaaaagaataaaacaccaaggatttatagtggttcggccccgaataatggtaataacctacgtccacttagtgctattattaatattgaatctcaaagccgtgatcaaagaactagggttcttgagtttcacaaaccttgagggaattacaataaaacgatgaataatcacactattgctctctttctctcaatacttAGCAAAAAGATCCAGAGATCAAAAacccattccttgagctatttcatgcatatttataggctcaaggagggttacatgggccaatgggccttaactttccttaataactgcgtatcgaggtaataaagaggaaatattcaatgtaattattataggattacaatcttagaaggaaataaatcaaattatatgaccagcctggtcatatctaatagttaagcccgacgaagcgatgtgcctctggtcgatagtcgaacaacacttccgcgacgtgccaaccacgtgtgagaaatccttgccacgtcatcaacaaccatTTTTCGGGTAAACATGTatggttttattaattatttttaaataattatcattgtaaaatatttatattttaattaatttatttaattttatatgagtttaagtcatgtttacaatgtTAGAGATATTTGTATTGTCTCATTGGAAAATAAGAAATACTATTACAATtctatgcaaaataatacaaaaacacaatgattgattaaatatggctgcttcctggaatgacaactggccctacaaatcaacacgagtctttccagcgtgctttgtcctcacctgcacgcttcctaggaaaacttcacAATaagtcacccatcttgagattactccaggtcaagcacgcttaactttggagttctcaagtgatgggctatcgtacagaagatgcatcttgttggtataggtagtacccatcaatctatttaagtcCTCCTCatctgtgtagtcccatacctacacagtcttagaatcatcataaTTGACCTTCCCCagacgatgtgggattgcacagctttaacCTGATCTTTCCCCCTGCAGATCACATGATTCTGATTGTCACACCTTTCTAGGTCGAAGCCCATTTGGTGGCATAAACAGTAATCCGAATAATTTCGGCTCGACCACGAGCCCATATGCTGATAGCCCAACCCAACCCAATGTACTCGTATAACAAGCAacaattatatatacatatatatattatattatttaatttttagtttttattattattcacTGTAAAAATTAAAACCCTGCATAGTACATATAAAACCTAAATATCTCAATCTCTCTCACCTTCTTCCGCCTCACCCTCATTCACTCTATCTCAGAGAGATACTCAGAGAGTCACTCTAAAATACACCAGCAAGCAGCCGCCCCCTCATTCTCTCTCACTCACTCTTTCTCAGTCTCAACTCTCAAAGCCTCCCCATATCTCCAGCAGCTCACGGTAGCGACGACACCAGCCACTAGCTATTCACACACGGCAGTGACGGCACGGTGTCATTGAGCCTCTCCATTCtcaggtatatatatatacatattgatcatataatatatatatgctaatatattaatccaaaatccatatttttgtttcttttcagctaatatatataattatataatattgcTTGGGCTAAAAAATTATctctatatattgattttatgaaAACAAAAATACTTCAAGAGTTCGTTATTGTGCTATAGATGATTTTTGGTTTGTGAAAGACATAAACAAGAGGTATTCTCATCATTATAACTTAgtatttatatattttgtgtgCTGATATACATATCCTCTAatctcaaaaaaaatatatatatatatatatatatgaacatctactTTCAAATGTGGATGTGattttgtacatatatatatatatatatttacttatttGTTTTGGGATTATAAATTATAatcataaatgtgattattttttatttgtgggATTAGTTCACTAACTTTCTTAtaaatttgttatattatatacttAATGTtataatcaatttttttattttgatttagtaTCTTGTTTGTTCACtgatttaatattttaataactatttgtattttttttgtataaGAGCGATAGACAAATTTCTTCCCCCAACTTCTACTCAATTAGGTGAAGTGCATAATGCCCCAGACACCACCCGAAATTCCACCCCAAATCCTATCCCAAATATTACCCTAAATTCTACTTCTATTGATCTTAAGTCATCCAAAAAAGAAGCCAATGATGAACCACCCACTTCTAGGAAAAAACCTACTAGGAAAACAAACTTAAGGACAAGACAGCAACAAAGGAGAAGACTAAGGCacccattgccattgccgttgttGATTGATGGATTCAAGAGTTTTACTTTGTTTTAATTTCTATGAACTATCTACTTGCTATTATGGATGACTGTAATGATTTTAAAATTTGTGTTTGAAATTTGGATGACTGTAATATTTGAGTTGTTAAGTACTAACTAGTCTTATAACTACTAAGACATGAGTTTCTTCATTTTAGGTTTTAATTTGTTATACCTTTTCtttatattgttttattgattttgaaaaaacttgatatatatattttttaaatgggcTACTTTCACTCACTCTTCATTTTCTTTCACAACAatggcaaccaatcattttctcTCACACCAAACATCGTACGTAGTACCTCCGGCCACCGCCAATGCCATCTTTAGATTGCATTCGTCTTTTTcgcgttcttcttcttcttcgtcttctttaTTGTttcaaatctattttttttttcttcccaaatcagtttttttttccagatttgtCTAAGTAACTGGTTACTGTCACGATCTGGTTTAGTTTTCAGATTTGAGTTTTTTGTGGACCTAGCTATAACCGGTTACCTTATTCAAtctccttcttcttcatcttcttcttcttccggtTTTAATGCTATTCTTTTTTCTATTTGTTATTATTCTTCTTTTTCATATCTGATTTtgcattttaaatttgatttcGCACTTCagatattattttttttcttctagccCTAACTGTAATAGGTTACCATCTCGATTTGTTCAGGATCTgatatttttttttccagatctgtttaagtaaccaagtACCATGACGACTAattctttttatttatatatgattttttagacctggttgtaaccagttacaataacaatcaatttagattttttttgttaagattGGATTTTATTTTCACACCTAACTAAGTAATCAAGTACCATGgcaactgatttttttttttaagatctgATTTTTTTAAAACCAAGCTGTAACTAGTTACGATTATGACCAGTTTAGGTTTTTTGTTTGGATCCTATTCTTTTTCTAGGTCTAGCTAAGTAACTTGTTACCATCACAACtaattcttttttgtttttcagatctttttttttttttcttcagatctaGCTGTAATTAGTTTCTTtcacgatcaatttagtttatttttttagtattattttttttttttcaaatctcacTTTGTAACCAGTTGCAATTCAATtggtattttgataatggtacattactacaaaaatcaaaattatttttatagttgtaactagttaccacCACACtacttaaaaaaaatgattttgatagtggtaaccaattaccacacatcactaaaaaaattgACAATGGCTTACGATTACtatcacataaaaaaaaattaaaattacttTGATAGTAGTAACTGGTTACCGTGAAGAAAATGTTGAAGAAGATAAAAtatggaagaaaagaagaagaagaaataagaATAAAATGCATGATGAAGAAGGTCtcggtttttttttttcaaaaaacaatGTAAGaaaaatgttttataaaatatgaatgataaaaaatattactaatagattaaaattataaaaataacatcaaaacatattaaaactagctactaaaattatataaaaataaaatatgatatacaaataaaatattacaaatatatggaaaaaatgtaaaaaaaaataaaattatgccATATAAAACTCAATAAAAGAAATTCACATATGTTTCCgagtttaaaaaaatatcatatttgatGTAAATTACTCTTctctaaattatttatttaggCTTATTTGTATGATGAGTCCCAAACTTTATGTTGTTTGGCAACTggatctctaatttttttttggcaAATTAGTCCCCTTTCAATGCAAGTTAGTTTCTCTTATAATTACtttttttcttcaagaaaatAGAGGAAAGAGAAAATTTggcaaatttgtttttttttttttttttttttataaaaaaaccaTTGCAGTCAAACTGATTTTTTTTACTTTGTATTGCTTTAGTTGTCCATATATTCATTCTTTAATATTCTTATCTTAGGAATgagatacatttttttttaatttaaagatttgaaaaaagaagaagaaaagaaatacattacctcatttttaaaaaaattcataattaaaGATGCTAtattatttattgttaaaaaaagTTTTACTATTTAAAAAAGATAATCACAGAAGTTAAAGTTAGTTTAAAGGATGTACGGACTAATTTGCCTAAAATAAAAAGTTAGGGATTAAGTTGCCAAATAACATAAAATTGGGGACTGATCGTACAAATACAAATAAGAGTTTTATTTACAATGATATCCTTTTCGTGTTCTCGAGGTTACAGGAGGAGACTGGAGTGGTGGTGTTTTAGGAGGAACCAAACTGATCTTCTCTTCACTTTGATCTCGAATTCTTCTTCTCAAATCGATTAGGGTTTCGTCTTCCAACTCTCTCAGGTAATTTTCTTCTCctctcttcttcgtcttctttgCGTGACTTTCTTTCCGTTTCTGTGGGCTTTAGGTTTTTTTCTATTCCATGTTTGCAGGTCAGAATGTCGAAGGTTGATCTTCCGCCCAAGGGTGGGTTCAGTTTCGATCTTTGCAGAAGAAACGCTATGCTTTCGGAGAAAGGTTTTCGGCAACCATCTTATCGAAAGACTGGTACTACTATTGTCGGTCTAGTTTTCCAGGTACACCTCGTTTTCATTCAAATTGATTCTTTTTGTTATCGTTAGTGTCTTTGTCAATTAGGGCTAAATTGATTCAAATGTGTAAATGTAACTTGAAACCTTATAATCCGTACTCGAAATTAGCTGCTTTAAGGACTTTGGATCGATGTATTTATGGTTACTTTTAGTTATTTAGATGAAACTTACCAGAGTTTTAGGATGCTAAGCTGATTCTTTGCGTGGTAGAAATAGGAAAAATGAGACTGGAAATTTACAAATGTATTATTGAATTATAGAAATTGAAACTATGGATAAACCCAATTTTAAGacaattggttttgagttgtattCAAGGGTTTACCATTTCAATAAGTTATAGCCATTTATGTTTGAACTTGCATaccgttgtttttttttttggatgaaaATTTAGCTAGATTTTTTTGTCTTTGTAACTACATATTTGGCAGCTTCATAATTTTTCCAGTTGAGGGCTTTGACACTTTATGTACTTATAGTTTTGTCTTTTCAATCTTTTCTTCAGGATGGTGTCATTCTTGGAGCAGATACAAGGGCCACCGAAGGACCCATAGTTTGTGATAAGAATTGTGAAAAAATTCATTATATGGCTCCCAATATTTACTGTTGTGGTGCGGGAACTGCTGCTGATACTGAGGCAGTAACAGGTATATGTGACTGTATTAAGAACACCATGCAATGCATTCTTGATTCAACATTTTACATCTTACTTGTGTGTGATAATTTTCTCTCTagtgtttttttttactttagATAATGTGAAGTAATAACCTATTCTCTCAGTATCATCACTTTGAACCCACGTGGGGTAAGGCAAGTGGTCAAGTCCATGGTTTGTTTGTTCCCATGAGTCTAGGTTTGATTCCTCATGGGAATCAATATGCTAGAGTGCTTTTGCCTTCTGAAGATTGTAGTGTTTAGTAGTATGACAATTATCAAAGTGAAAAATTACTTTGGGAATCATTGTTTTGTGTTTGTATATTTGTAGATATGGTCAGCTCCCAACTTCAGCTCCATCGCTATCACACTGGGCGAGAATCTAGGGTTATTACTGCCCTCACCCTACTTAAGAAACACCTTTTCAAGTTGAGTTCTTTTCATTTAAGATTTCCATAATCAATTATTCTCCTGGTGGTGTTATTATTCTAACTGTTAATATGTTGTTTAGCTATCAAGGTCATGTCTCAGCTGCTTTGGTTCTCGGTGGTGTTGATATCACTGGGCCTCATTTACATACCGTAAGTTATTGTTTTCAGACTTTTAGACAGAATGCTCAATTTATGCTTGACACACTAGCTAATATTGCTTGCTTTGGCAGATCTATCCTCATGGTTCTACCGATACATTGCCGTTTGCTACAATGGGATCTGGTTCTCTTGCAGCAATGTCAGTATTTGAGACTAAATACAAAGAAGGATTGACTGTAAGTTAGTCTTTCGTATTTTAAACCTTTATATGTGCTAGAGTAAGTCAATAGTATTGCTGAAATTACCTTGATGCTGTTAGAACATAGAATCTGATTAACAGCAGTGATCATTAATGGAAATCTAGTATACTTACAGATGCTTCAATGAGTTTTACATATATTTGGTCTTGTTGGCATGTGAAATAACTTCTGTTTGGGCAAGGTATAAATGGTCTAAACCTTTATTTTACCTGTTTTCTCTTTTGGTGCAGAGGGATGAAGGAGTAAAGATCGTAACTGAGGCAATATGCTCTGGTATTTTTAACGACTTGGGCAGTGGAAGCAACGTTGATGTTTGTGTAATAACCAAGGTATGTTGTTTCCATCAGTCTATCATCATTGGAAAAGGAAGTATTATCATGATGCTAATATAAACTTCACTTCTTGACACATGTTTCAGGGGCATAAGGAGTATTTGAGGAACCATTTGATGCCCAATCCTCGCACCTTTGTCAGTGAAAAGGAATATAAATTCTCCGAAAAGACTGGTTAGTGAGCTTGATTTGATGTTTAATCAGCTTAGTTGTAGAACCTAAAAGTCCCTGTTAGCTAATGAAGATTGATTGAATTTTGCAGAGGTGCTTTTAACAAAGATTACTCCATTGAAGGAGAAGGTGGAAGTGATTGAAGTAGGAGATTCAATGGAAGAGTGAAAGCTGGAATATATGTATTCTACTTGTTCTTTGCTCTCGAGTTCCTTGTCTTTTTATTTAACATTTATGTGGTCTTGGCTTCTGGATTTCTCACTTGTGGGCAAAAAACTGTTTGGTTGGTACTTGGTAGTGTCAAATTAATAGAGTACCTTCGGAGCTCACATTCATCATGAGAACCATACAAAACTTTATGAGTACATTGTTATATCTTTTAGAAATGACACAAGAATTTTCATCATTTCTACTCATGCTTAAATTGCCTATTTTGAAATTCTTCAAGGTACAAAGTTTGCTTGCTTTGTGAggataaattagaagttgaagcCCCCATTCTCAATGAGAATGGTTTCATTTCATATGGTTGGTATTTTGTGTAAAATGATTGGCCATGGAAATCGGTCATCGATTGCTTGTATCGATGGGAAATTCCTTTCTTCTAAACGACAAACACCTTCCAAGGCTATTAAAAAAGAAGCGtgaaattaaattttgaaagGGTATCTAGTATTCTAATCCACGTgtaaatttttaattttcttcacCCCAATCACACAAATAAATAACAAGTTCAATTGTAATGGACACCTACTTTGAAAGTTCCTCGTTTTGAAGTATATATACCTTCAACATCAAAAACTTAAATTTTGTTTGTgttaaaaatcttattttttgAAGTCATTTTGTATAATGATTTAGTTTTGATAATTATTTGTAAAATGAACTATGACACTTCAGACAGCCAGTTGAAATTTTTAGACAGTTAATCGAAATTTCAGACAGTtgttattttacaaaaaattatccgAACTAAGACAAAGTGTAAAATGACTTAAAAAAAGCAATTTTCACCAATTACCCAATATTTTTTTAAGTGAGTATGTATTcaccaaataattttttttggttaCAATGAGGCAAGAGAAcaaatttgtttttaatttagAGGAATTAAATTATGATTTATGGATTTATTTAAGGCATGTTTTGAAAGTTATGGTTTAATTATTAGGGTATTAATtacactatattttaaaatattgggTGTCAAGTGTAATTACATATAAATTATTTGTTATGTTTAGTCATTATacattaaaataatattacaCCCAATTTTTATGGAGGCATGAAAATTGGAGAATATAATAAAAGCATTTCAATTAACTCCAATTACGGGGTTAAACACATACACAAAATCTAGTAACTACATCAAATTACACTCAATTCAATTTAAATTACAAGGTAACTTTCTTTATGCACTTTTAATTAAGCATATATactaaaattgtaattttttttctcattctCTTTTCTATTATCTATTTAGTTTTGGACAAATAAATTTTTTACATTTAATACTACAAAATCATACTTTTAAGAACATCAACAATACAAGCAGTATTGCCAAAAATACATAAATtggtataaaatattattaatttttcaaaataaaaaaaaagcaaCGTTATTTGAAAGTGGCAACTTCTCTAGCCATAACAAATAAAAATTTTACTTAGCATTCACAAGATGGCATTTTATCTAACAAATATGCTCAAGCCACCTCTCGGGCTACAAGCATTGGAGCTGCtataatctttttggcttgttAAAAACTATCCTAATTTTTTCAAATACATAATTTAGAGGCCAAAATTATATTTGTTTTTAGTTTATGACGTaaatattgttaaaaatttataatatacataaaatataaaatatttgatAAATTTTGTCTCGTTAGCACTCCACGGAGGGAGAATAATTAAAATTTGGATttgatttgaataataatttTCTTGGTTTATTGATTAGAACTTAATCATCTCCAAATAAATCTAACTAAATTCACTATTTGTCCTATAATCATTAATAAAATACATTCGATGTTCTTCTTCAACATtcttataatataaaatatattttggatACCATATCCAGATAATAGACTCAAGCGATTTTCAGCATTGTCGGTGGTTTTACGTCACGGCACGGTATCTTTATCTTCTTtatttaaaccaaaatattaatttagttcaccattttcaattttttttagagattatttatttaactaattaatcaattctcttcttctccaaATTTAGTTTTTCCAAACCAAAAGTGGAAAAAAGAACACCTTTTTATCTCAAAACAATCTCGAattctctccttcttcttcttctacagctCCACGACGTCGTTTCAGACATGTCTTACGACTACCTTTTCAAGTACATCATCATCGGCGACACAGGTTCCATACTCAACTCCTTCGATTTCAAGAACCCTAATTCCGATCATCTTTTTTAATTGGCTTTGTGAATTGGGGTTGTGATTCTGTGTGTGCAGGTGTAGGGAAATCATGCCTGCTCTTACAATTCACTGATAAGAGGTTCCAGCCGGTCCATGATCTCACCATCGGAGTTGAGTTCGGTGCTCGGATGGTCACCATTGATGGTCGTCCAATCAAGCTCCAAATTTGGGATACTGTAAGCATCTTTTTCTTGTATTGTTTTCACCTGTTTGGTAGCTGAGagaatcattgaaaataaagaagcGAAATTGAAATGGATTGAAATATTACTTTTCGTTTGTGAATATTCCTTCGTTTTAGAAATGTAATTTTGAGCTAATATTTCAGACCCATATTATAAATATTTCAAATACTAACTTGTTATGCTTATATATAAGTGCTCATGTGACTTTGATCTTAAATGCTTGtcctttaaaaataaataaataaaaaagttatcTTCGATTTTGTGGTGGAGTTTTAggcatattaattatatatttgaagGGTGATCATCCTGTAGCATATATGTTAactaaattttataatatattaagCCAACTTGTATTTGAATGTATTTAGTTTTTCAATTAATGAATTGAACAATTGCTGTCTTTTTGTTTGGTAATGCACTGAAATCTTAGGCCAGGAACCTTTGTTTTCTTTCAGGCTGGGCAAGAATCGTTCAGATCCATCACTAGATCTTACTATAGAGGAGCAGCCGGAGCACTTTTGGTGTATGACATAACCAGGTGTGTATTTGTGTGTTCATGAGAGATTGTTTTGTGCTTTGTGAATATCAATATTTGCCTGAATAAGTTACTGTAGTAGGACTAGGATGTTTATATTCTATTAGTGTATACTTGAAAGTTGAAACTTCACATTGTTACTTAAAGAATGGTAACCAATAGACCCTTTTGTTACCCCTTCTGTAAATGAGCGAAATTTACATTAGCTAATCCATGGAGGCTGCAGTTTGCCTGGGACCTCTATCTGTGTCTTTGGTGGATTATATCTAAGATTATGTCAACTATAATAACAATGAAATCTCTTCATGTAGGAGAGAGACTTTTAATCATTTGGCAAACTGGCTTGAGGATGCTCGGCAGCATGCAAATCCCAACATGACAATCATGCTAGTAGGTAACAAGAGTGATCTTGCTCATCGGAGGGCCGTCAGCAAGGAGGAAGGAGAGCAGTTTGCAAAGGAAAATGGGCTTTTATTCCTGGAGGCATCTGCAAGAACCGCTCAAAATGTTGAAGAGGTGATGTTACTAAACAGATTCTGAATGAAGCCTCTATAGTCAGATTTAaatatgtttaaaataattatattgaCTCAACTTGCAGGCCTTTATCAAGACTGCTGCAAAAATCCTTCAGAATATTCAGGAAGGCGTGTTTGATGTATCGAATGAGGTAATTCAGATTTAAACTAAATGAATTAGGATTAAGGCTATGCATAATTATTTAACTACTGTCTAAACTATGAGATGCTTTGTTTGGTAAACCTGCCTAATTATCACACACTAACATCCCCTGTCATAAAATTATGAATGCAATGTATTAAATGATCACTGTTAAAGCTTTTCGGTTATTTGATTGCAGTCGTCTGGCATCAAGGTTGGATATGGACGCTCTCAAGGTCTGTCGGGCTCAAGAGATGGAACGGTCGCTCAGAGAGGCGCATGTTGCAGCTAACTTGAACAGTTACAGGGTAGTTTCTATATGTGATGATACCTTGTTATGGAACCCAGTATGAACATACATTATTTTAACTGGCATGTAACTTGTGGAAAACATTGAATGTATAGATCCAAGTCTTGTGGATAGAATGATTCTGCCTTTCGTGACTCCCTTTTCTTTGTTAAAGTTTTATTGGTATTGCATCGGTTATaataaaattttgagaaaataaataaGAGCACTAAGTTATGAAACATTTTATGTGTTTGCAGCACTAGTCTGGCTAAATAAAAACAATTGATAACAGGTGTGAGTAACAGAAGAGGAATGAGGATAATTGTGGTCTTTacaaaattatactattcaaaGGTGTTAAATATTTTTCATTCCATTTCTTCTTCCAACTACTTGGGTGAACGAAACTAGTGGACCGATTTGAAAATATCGGTATCCATAGAATGGAGATATT
It encodes the following:
- the LOC133817182 gene encoding proteasome subunit beta type-7-A, whose translation is MSKVDLPPKGGFSFDLCRRNAMLSEKGFRQPSYRKTGTTIVGLVFQDGVILGADTRATEGPIVCDKNCEKIHYMAPNIYCCGAGTAADTEAVTDMVSSQLQLHRYHTGRESRVITALTLLKKHLFNYQGHVSAALVLGGVDITGPHLHTIYPHGSTDTLPFATMGSGSLAAMSVFETKYKEGLTRDEGVKIVTEAICSGIFNDLGSGSNVDVCVITKGHKEYLRNHLMPNPRTFVSEKEYKFSEKTEVLLTKITPLKEKVEVIEVGDSMEE
- the LOC133817183 gene encoding ras-related protein RABB1b, producing the protein MSYDYLFKYIIIGDTGVGKSCLLLQFTDKRFQPVHDLTIGVEFGARMVTIDGRPIKLQIWDTAGQESFRSITRSYYRGAAGALLVYDITRRETFNHLANWLEDARQHANPNMTIMLVGNKSDLAHRRAVSKEEGEQFAKENGLLFLEASARTAQNVEEAFIKTAAKILQNIQEGVFDVSNESSGIKVGYGRSQGLSGSRDGTVAQRGACCS